The Antedon mediterranea chromosome 11, ecAntMedi1.1, whole genome shotgun sequence genome window below encodes:
- the LOC140062632 gene encoding hydroxylysine kinase-like, which produces METVGISEKPIARDEDIQGILSDLYELDAAVIKSQESYNDQVFYISTQTSPEQEYILRVFNHTDSKKAELTEIIDVLVWLNQQGVNCPKPLKNKYGDYVFMKKLSNKKNGVFIHGTYAVCLYNFVKGIKLMNVESTDDVIYKAGQYLAQLQITLKGVEFPLTKQVDFYWNFDCIRDILRDNIFHEYVRHSDKRELITKTFNMFVSDVDSRKSEFEKGLVHSDYNESNILVESFPNSVNGTSKTFIVGIIDFFDLCYNPLVYDVAIGLLYMMLMRPQDMLTAGGHFLAGYQSKRCLKDIEKEAIIKTTSARLAQSLVSGLVSFSKDPENVYLLKTQTSGWDCLSMLSNTPEQDIWKTWDSLLNEYDQYTNNET; this is translated from the exons GTATTAGTGAGAAACCAATAGCAAGGGACGAAGACATACAAGGGATCTTAAGTGATTTGTACGAACTTGATGCAGCAGTCATTAAATCACAAGAGAGTTACAATGACCAGGTCTTTTACATTTCAACACAGACCTCTCCGGAACAGGAGTACATATTAAGAGTGTTCAACCACACAGATTCTAAGAAGGCAGAATTAACTGAGATTATTGATGTGTTGGTGTGGTTGAATCAACAAGGTGTCAACTGTCCAAAACCACTGAAAAACAAGTATGGTGATTACGTGTTTATGAAAAAATtgtctaataaaaaaaatg GAGTATTCATCCATGGGACGTATGCTGTTTGTCTCTACAACTTTGTTAAAGGAATTAAACTTATGAATGTAGAATCTACTGATGACGTAATCTATAAAGCTGGACAGTATCTTGCTCAACTGCAGATTACCCTTAAG GGTGTAGAATTTCCGCTTACAAAACAAGTCGATTTCTATTGGAACTTTGATTGCATTAGAGATATATTAAGAGACAACATTTTCCATGAATATGTTAGACATTCTGATAAAAGAGAGCTCATAACTAAGACATTCAACATGTTTGTGAGTGATGTTGACTCACGGaaatcagaatttgaaaaaG gTCTTGTTCATTCTGATTATAATGAAAGCAACATTCTTGTGGAAAGTTTTCCAAATTCAGTTAATGGAACATCAAAGACATTTATTGTAGGAATCATTGACTTCTTTGATCTTTGTTACAATCCACTTGTTTATGACGTTGCTATAGGCCTTCTGTACATGATGTTGATGCGCCCTCAAGATATGCTGACTGCAGGGGGACACTTCTTAGCAGGTTATCAAAGCAAAAGGTGTTTAAAAGACATTGAGAAAGAAGCGATCATTAAGACAACATCAGCCAGGCTGGCTCAGTCTTTAGTGTCAGGACTGGTCTCGTTCTCCAAAGACCCAGAGAATGTCTATCTTTTGAAAACACAGACGTCTGGCTGGGACTGCCTTAGTATGCTGTCAAATACACCGGAACAAGATATTTGGAAGACATGGGATAGTTTATTGAATGAGTATGATCAATACACAAATAATGAAACTTGA